CCATGCTTGAAGGTTTTTTGCACGTAAAGTATTTAGATGGCGTGTATTGGACTTTATCGGTAGAACTTAGATTCTATTTTCTAGTAATAGTGTTGCTCGTGGTTCGGAAATATTTTAAAAGAAGCTTTGAAATAGGGGTGATAGCTTGGCTTTTGTTATCTATATTTTACGCTTTTAACGCTCATACTCCTTTAATAAAATTATTAAACCTTTTCTTTATTTTAGAATGGTCTCCTTATTTTATTGCTGGTATTATGTTTTTAATGGTCTACGAGAAGACTGCAAAATATTATCACTACTTGTTTTTGGTACTTTGTTTACTGCTTTCTATTATCAATGCTATTTATAGAATATCCGAAAATGAAATGCACTATCATTTAGCGTTTTCACCATATGTAATTGGCCTAGTAATTTTATTCTTTTATATATTGATGTTTTTGGTAACCAGTAATAAACTAGGATTTTTGAACTCCAAGAAATGGCTTGCGTACGGAGCACTTACCTATCCGTTGTATTTAATACACCAAAATGTGGGCTACATTATTTTTA
The genomic region above belongs to Maribacter hydrothermalis and contains:
- a CDS encoding acyltransferase family protein; the encoded protein is MGNSLVLLKGQRIYQLDLFRFLAALSVVFYHYFFRGQAADDLSGLHFYEFGTYFKYGNLGVDLFFIISGFVIAMSISDLSVSNFVISRIVRLYPAYWFGVLFTFLVVYFFGMPHFNATVNQFLINLTMLEGFLHVKYLDGVYWTLSVELRFYFLVIVLLVVRKYFKRSFEIGVIAWLLLSIFYAFNAHTPLIKLLNLFFILEWSPYFIAGIMFLMVYEKTAKYYHYLFLVLCLLLSIINAIYRISENEMHYHLAFSPYVIGLVILFFYILMFLVTSNKLGFLNSKKWLAYGALTYPLYLIHQNVGYIIFNHFGDVMNKYVEVFATICSMLLISFAVNRWLEIPLSKWLKAKLKGLKESYIIAKN